Proteins from a single region of Verrucomicrobiia bacterium:
- a CDS encoding prenyltransferase/squalene oxidase repeat-containing protein, with protein sequence MNTAEKIAEANATVRAALLAERNAAGHWTGELSTSALSTATAVCALATVAHQTGDTHYDAHIQKGLKWLAAHANPDGGWGDTTRSFSNISTTTLGWAAFGSVKGADEQYRTTVTAAEKWLTQKAGGVSTDKLVPAIIQRYGKDRTFSVPILTMCAIAGRLGVGKAAWKHVLPLPFELAALPAKFYAAAKLPVVSYALPALIAIGQVRHDRLPTRNPITRYLRDKTRAKTLEVLTNIQPPNGGFLEATPLTSFVTMSLAAAGLPKHIVAKRGVEFLCASMRPDGSWPIDTNLATWVTTLAISGLSAGGHLNLSSTEREQLLTWLLDQQYRTVHPYTNAAPGGWAWTNLPGGVPDADDTPGALLALHHLGIESPRVTEAATAGCQWLLGLQNSDGGIPTFCRGWGTLPFDRSSQDLTAHTLRAWHVWEKKLPAELNKKVNRGIRNALHYLCDTQRNDGSWLPLWFGNQHAPDDENPAYGTAKVVLALSELSARLSNDDIQALERGVEWIALHQKPDGSWSGAKDGPSSIEETALCVEALAAALTSGKLTKPSVLPETILAGANWLAREIHQGHHREARPIGFYFAKLWYYEKLYPLVFSAGALERVMGLVKAGKI encoded by the coding sequence GTGAATACGGCTGAGAAAATCGCGGAAGCCAACGCCACTGTGCGCGCTGCCCTACTGGCAGAACGCAACGCTGCTGGTCATTGGACCGGCGAGCTCTCCACCAGCGCGCTCTCCACCGCCACGGCCGTCTGCGCCCTCGCGACTGTCGCTCATCAGACTGGCGATACGCATTACGATGCCCACATCCAGAAAGGTCTGAAATGGCTCGCTGCCCACGCCAACCCCGATGGCGGCTGGGGCGATACCACGCGCAGCTTCAGTAACATCAGCACCACTACACTCGGCTGGGCCGCGTTCGGTTCTGTGAAAGGTGCGGATGAGCAATACCGCACCACCGTCACTGCCGCCGAAAAATGGCTCACGCAAAAAGCCGGTGGTGTAAGCACAGATAAACTCGTGCCCGCTATCATCCAGCGTTATGGAAAGGACCGCACCTTCTCCGTACCCATCCTCACCATGTGCGCCATCGCCGGGCGTTTAGGTGTGGGTAAGGCCGCTTGGAAACATGTCCTGCCGCTACCCTTCGAGCTCGCCGCGCTGCCCGCGAAGTTCTATGCCGCCGCGAAGCTGCCCGTCGTCAGCTACGCCTTGCCCGCACTCATCGCCATCGGCCAGGTGCGCCATGATCGCCTGCCTACGCGCAATCCCATCACCCGTTATCTGCGAGATAAAACGCGTGCGAAGACACTCGAAGTCCTCACGAATATCCAGCCGCCCAACGGCGGTTTCCTCGAAGCCACACCGCTCACCAGCTTCGTGACGATGAGCCTCGCGGCAGCAGGTTTACCCAAGCACATCGTGGCGAAACGCGGCGTGGAATTCCTCTGCGCCTCCATGCGACCCGATGGCAGTTGGCCCATTGATACCAACCTCGCAACCTGGGTAACAACCCTCGCCATCAGTGGTCTTTCTGCTGGTGGTCATCTAAATCTCTCCTCCACAGAACGTGAGCAACTGCTCACTTGGTTGTTAGATCAGCAATATCGCACCGTTCATCCCTACACAAACGCCGCTCCCGGCGGTTGGGCATGGACCAATCTCCCCGGCGGCGTTCCTGATGCTGATGACACGCCCGGTGCGTTACTCGCACTGCACCATCTCGGCATCGAGTCGCCCCGCGTCACCGAAGCCGCGACCGCAGGTTGCCAATGGCTCCTCGGCTTGCAGAATAGCGATGGTGGCATCCCCACATTCTGTCGCGGTTGGGGCACATTGCCCTTTGATCGCAGCAGCCAAGACCTCACTGCGCATACGTTGCGCGCTTGGCATGTGTGGGAAAAGAAACTGCCCGCAGAGCTTAACAAGAAAGTGAATCGCGGCATCCGCAACGCTTTGCATTATCTCTGCGATACCCAGCGTAACGATGGCTCCTGGCTCCCACTCTGGTTCGGCAACCAACACGCACCCGATGACGAAAACCCCGCTTATGGCACGGCGAAAGTCGTCCTCGCCCTGAGCGAATTAAGCGCGCGTTTAAGCAACGACGACATACAAGCCCTCGAACGCGGCGTGGAATGGATCGCCCTCCATCAAAAGCCCGATGGCAGTTGGAGCGGAGCGAAAGATGGCCCTTCTTCGATCGAGGAAACTGCGCTCTGTGTCGAAGCTCTCGCCGCTGCCCTGACCTCCGGCAAACTCACCAAACCATCCGTGCTGCCCGAAACCATCCTTGCGGGCGCGAACTGGCTCGCCCGTGAGATTCATCAAGGCCACCATCGTGAAGCCCGGCCGATCGGCTTCTACTTCGCGAAGCTGTGGTATTATGAGAAACTCTATCCACTCGTGTTCAGCGCGGGGGCGTTGGAGCGGGTGATGGGGTTGGTTAAGGCGGGGAAGATTTAA
- a CDS encoding AbrB/MazE/SpoVT family DNA-binding domain-containing protein, translated as MSATAVREKRQTTIPADVAEAAGIEPGDQVEWRFEEGEIRGRKLVMEKTRTVGLDDVDPRTLRPKGGWKVDRSRLKEAIKAGRDRE; from the coding sequence ATGAGTGCGACAGCAGTCAGAGAGAAGCGGCAAACAACCATCCCCGCAGATGTAGCAGAAGCGGCGGGCATCGAACCAGGCGATCAAGTGGAGTGGCGTTTCGAAGAGGGCGAGATACGGGGGCGTAAGCTGGTGATGGAAAAAACGCGTACAGTGGGATTGGACGATGTGGACCCGCGGACATTGCGTCCCAAAGGCGGCTGGAAAGTTGACCGGAGCCGCTTGAAGGAAGCCATCAAAGCCGGCAGAGACCGCGAATGA
- a CDS encoding sialidase family protein gives MKHLIRGCVLLPLLATVLSAAEPALPRGYSIPVIDLSTETQRQVLVDREPGQYLGHPTTLLLEDNKTMLIVYPKGHGSGPIMYKRSTDGGLTWSERLPTPESWVTSKETPTLFRTIDAKGKKRILMFAGRQTKFPGETIRMAYSEDDGGTWTELKSIGAYGGIVAMGTMQLLQGGTYMALFHDDARFWGYSDKKQGQTAYVFKTLSRDGGLTWSLPQIIATHPTAYLCEPGSLRSPDGKQIAVLLRENSRKLNSFVVFSNDEGRTWTEPRELPGALTGDRHTAKYGPDGRLFISFRDTTLESPTKGDWVGWVGTYEDIVKGREGQYRVRLMDNHKGMDCAYPGVELLPDGTFVTTTYGHWMPNEEPYIVSVRFTFAELDAKAKAK, from the coding sequence ATGAAACACCTCATCCGTGGCTGTGTTTTGCTCCCCTTGCTCGCCACTGTTCTGTCAGCGGCGGAACCAGCTCTGCCGCGCGGTTACTCCATTCCGGTGATCGATCTGTCTACGGAAACGCAGAGGCAAGTCTTGGTAGATCGTGAGCCGGGCCAGTATCTGGGCCATCCCACCACTCTCTTGCTGGAGGATAACAAGACCATGCTCATCGTGTATCCGAAAGGTCATGGCAGCGGCCCGATCATGTATAAGCGCAGCACGGATGGTGGGTTGACGTGGTCAGAGCGCTTGCCGACACCCGAGAGCTGGGTGACATCGAAGGAAACACCCACGCTGTTTCGTACAATCGATGCCAAAGGCAAGAAACGCATTCTGATGTTCGCCGGACGTCAGACGAAGTTTCCCGGAGAGACCATCCGCATGGCGTATTCCGAAGATGATGGTGGAACGTGGACGGAGCTTAAATCGATCGGCGCCTATGGTGGCATCGTGGCCATGGGCACCATGCAACTGCTCCAAGGTGGCACGTATATGGCGCTCTTTCATGACGATGCTCGCTTCTGGGGCTACTCCGATAAGAAACAGGGGCAGACTGCTTATGTTTTTAAGACACTCTCAAGAGACGGTGGACTCACTTGGAGCTTGCCGCAAATCATCGCCACGCATCCGACAGCCTATTTGTGTGAGCCGGGTTCTCTACGTTCACCCGATGGTAAACAGATCGCTGTCTTGTTGCGTGAAAACTCCCGTAAGCTCAATTCCTTCGTGGTCTTCAGTAATGATGAAGGCAGGACTTGGACGGAGCCGCGGGAATTACCCGGAGCTTTGACCGGTGACCGGCACACGGCCAAGTATGGTCCTGATGGCCGACTCTTCATCTCTTTCCGTGATACCACACTGGAAAGTCCGACCAAGGGCGATTGGGTCGGTTGGGTGGGGACTTATGAGGACATTGTGAAAGGCCGCGAAGGCCAGTATCGCGTGCGGCTCATGGACAATCATAAGGGCATGGATTGCGCTTATCCTGGTGTGGAGCTATTACCGGATGGCACTTTCGTGACCACGACCTACGGGCATTGGATGCCGAACGAGGAACCGTACATTGTGAGTGTGCGGTTCACGTTCGCTGAGTTGGACGCCAAGGCGAAGGCGAAATAA
- the purH gene encoding bifunctional phosphoribosylaminoimidazolecarboxamide formyltransferase/IMP cyclohydrolase, protein MAKIQRALLSVSDKTGLVPFAQTLAAAGVHLISTGGTAKALRDAGMTVQDLSDYTGFPEMLDGRVKTLHPKVHGGLLYIRGNAEHEAAVQKHDIQSIDLVVVNLYPFEATIAKPNVSLHDAIENIDIGGPSMLRSAAKNHDSVTVVTDPADYAEVAEQIKTTGGTTLELRRKLCAKVYARTAAYDAAIAAHLGKEFGVQPAGELPKELVVRANQAQSLRYGENPHQKAALYGKFTEYFQQLHGKELSYNNILDLTAATNLIVEFEGEQPTLAILKHTNPCGVGQGSNLRDAWDKAFATDKQAPFGGIIAVNQPLDKACAEAIVEIFSEVIVAPDFTPEALEVLQKKKNLRLLKIKKNPATPAPWDLRSVGAESFLLQERDLKITRAADLKVVTKRQPTEAELKAMLFGWRVVKHLKSNAIVYVGSDRTLGVGAGQMSRVDSSRIAVWKAGEAGLPLQGSVVCSDAFFPFPDGLIAAANAGATAAIQPGGSVKDAEVIAAADERGIAMVFTGARHFRH, encoded by the coding sequence ATGGCTAAGATTCAGCGTGCATTGCTTTCAGTCTCGGACAAGACGGGCCTCGTGCCCTTCGCCCAAACTCTCGCGGCAGCGGGCGTCCATTTGATCTCCACCGGTGGTACGGCCAAGGCCCTGCGTGATGCAGGCATGACCGTGCAGGACCTCAGCGATTACACCGGCTTCCCTGAGATGCTCGATGGCCGCGTAAAAACGCTGCATCCGAAAGTCCACGGTGGCCTGCTCTACATCCGCGGTAACGCGGAACACGAAGCAGCCGTACAAAAGCACGACATCCAATCTATCGACCTCGTGGTCGTGAACCTCTATCCGTTTGAGGCGACCATCGCGAAGCCGAACGTCTCCCTGCACGATGCCATCGAGAACATCGACATCGGCGGTCCCTCCATGCTTCGCAGTGCCGCGAAGAACCATGACAGCGTGACGGTAGTAACCGATCCTGCTGACTACGCTGAAGTGGCCGAGCAGATCAAGACCACTGGCGGCACCACGCTGGAACTGCGCCGCAAACTCTGTGCGAAGGTCTATGCACGCACCGCTGCTTACGATGCCGCTATCGCCGCGCATCTCGGCAAAGAATTCGGTGTGCAACCCGCTGGTGAATTGCCGAAGGAACTCGTTGTTCGCGCGAATCAGGCGCAATCCCTCCGCTACGGTGAGAACCCGCATCAAAAGGCCGCGCTCTACGGCAAGTTCACGGAATACTTCCAGCAACTGCATGGCAAGGAACTTTCCTACAACAACATCCTCGACCTCACTGCCGCGACGAATCTCATCGTGGAGTTCGAGGGCGAGCAGCCGACGCTGGCCATCCTCAAGCATACGAATCCGTGTGGGGTAGGCCAAGGCAGCAACTTGCGTGATGCGTGGGACAAGGCCTTCGCTACCGATAAACAGGCTCCGTTCGGCGGCATCATCGCCGTGAACCAGCCGCTCGATAAAGCATGTGCCGAAGCCATCGTGGAAATCTTCAGCGAAGTGATCGTGGCTCCTGACTTCACGCCGGAAGCACTTGAAGTATTGCAGAAGAAAAAGAATCTGCGTCTGCTCAAGATCAAGAAGAACCCGGCCACGCCTGCACCATGGGACCTGCGCAGTGTGGGTGCGGAATCGTTCCTCCTCCAAGAGCGCGATCTCAAGATCACGCGCGCGGCCGACCTCAAAGTCGTTACGAAACGTCAGCCGACCGAAGCTGAATTGAAGGCCATGCTCTTCGGCTGGCGCGTGGTGAAGCATTTGAAGTCCAACGCCATCGTGTATGTCGGCAGTGACCGCACGCTCGGTGTGGGTGCAGGCCAGATGAGCCGCGTGGATTCCAGCCGCATCGCCGTGTGGAAGGCAGGCGAAGCCGGATTGCCTCTCCAAGGCAGCGTGGTGTGCAGTGATGCCTTCTTCCCTTTCCCGGATGGCCTGATCGCCGCCGCGAATGCGGGTGCAACAGCCGCCATCCAGCCGGGCGGTTCTGTGAAGGACGCCGAAGTGATCGCCGCTGCCGATGAGCGCGGCATCGCCATGGTGTTCACCGGCGCACGCCATTTCCGCCACTAA
- a CDS encoding isoamylase early set domain-containing protein: MFLDQAQGRGGFGRLAAKKTVKPINFFCEAPEAQAVFIAGDFNDWSLTATPMKRGFDGNWSVQIPLPHGHHRYVLVIDDELALDPRASGISKNEDDSVVSLLSVS; encoded by the coding sequence ATGTTTTTAGATCAAGCGCAAGGACGGGGCGGCTTCGGCCGTCTGGCCGCCAAGAAAACGGTCAAGCCCATCAATTTCTTTTGCGAAGCGCCCGAAGCACAGGCGGTGTTCATCGCCGGTGACTTCAACGACTGGTCCCTCACGGCTACACCGATGAAGCGCGGCTTCGACGGGAACTGGAGCGTGCAGATCCCTTTGCCCCACGGTCATCACCGCTATGTGCTGGTGATTGATGATGAACTGGCACTCGACCCTCGCGCCAGTGGCATCTCGAAGAATGAAGATGACTCCGTCGTGTCTCTTCTTTCGGTGAGCTGA
- a CDS encoding TonB-dependent receptor: protein MSFISRLLPRFRRPALGLILAGCASAAQAQTAANTSTNSPTELPPVTITAQKKVENVQSSAVSVAAVPQDVLEMTGARYVNDAAAMAPNTFVTEFSARKLSNPRFRGIGSSPNNPGITTYIDGVPQLNANTSSQALHYIDQLDFVRGPQGALYGRNTIGGLIDIRSLKPSLMEWSSGVQATYGNYDYKDVRLDFGGPISQDKVGLSLSGGYSGREGYTQNVATGADIDNREAVFGKTQLLYAPHENWEVRLILTGESTNDGDYALGDLSSLRANPHQVNRNADGSTERDILSPTLLAGYTNGGVEFDSITGLVFWETTDSTDIGYALTPVTPVIMRQNDEKAIQFTQEFRLSSAKDAPLELGDSLDLKWQTGLFLFTQNYEQVAVNNIPAFFTSSLEQSQLDDFGVGIYGQATLTAFERFDFTAGVRGDYEDKEADLYNQPLFALPTVSSLGSSYTSVTPHFGLAYHITDKHMVYGTLTRGYKGGGFNSIAPAGSQEYEEESSWSYEAGFKTTWFEDRLQVNIAAFYTHWDDIQLNTPLGGGAFYIDNAGSAASKGLELEVKARVMPGWDVFAGAGYNEARFLNGSYDNNSNAGAIQHIGGNKLPYAPDYTIHGGSQVIVPVSGEVNFFARADVTAYGQFAYDAVNGASQSAYSVTNFRAGFGGKKWSIEGWVRNAFDTDYVPLAFQYGTFGAPSGYVGESGNPVTFGLTAKLRF, encoded by the coding sequence ATGTCATTTATCTCCCGTCTCTTGCCGCGCTTTCGTCGTCCTGCCTTGGGACTGATTTTAGCCGGATGCGCTTCTGCGGCCCAGGCCCAAACCGCCGCCAACACCAGCACGAATTCACCCACCGAACTGCCACCGGTGACCATCACCGCGCAGAAGAAAGTGGAGAACGTGCAAAGCTCCGCCGTCAGCGTGGCCGCTGTGCCCCAGGACGTCTTGGAGATGACGGGAGCCCGTTATGTGAACGACGCAGCGGCGATGGCTCCGAACACATTCGTCACCGAATTCAGCGCCCGCAAGCTCAGCAATCCTCGTTTCCGCGGCATCGGCTCCAGCCCGAATAATCCGGGCATCACCACCTACATCGATGGCGTGCCGCAACTGAATGCCAACACCTCCAGCCAGGCGCTGCATTACATCGATCAATTGGATTTTGTGCGTGGTCCGCAGGGAGCGCTCTATGGTCGCAATACCATCGGCGGTCTTATCGATATCCGCAGTCTGAAACCTTCGCTTATGGAATGGAGCAGCGGGGTTCAGGCCACATATGGCAACTATGATTACAAGGATGTCCGTCTCGATTTCGGCGGTCCCATCAGCCAGGACAAAGTGGGCTTGAGCCTCTCCGGTGGTTACTCCGGCCGCGAGGGTTACACGCAGAATGTCGCCACGGGTGCAGACATCGACAACCGGGAAGCCGTTTTTGGCAAAACTCAGTTGCTTTACGCTCCGCATGAGAATTGGGAAGTGCGTCTGATCCTGACCGGTGAAAGCACCAATGATGGTGACTACGCCTTAGGCGATCTGTCCTCCCTTCGTGCCAATCCACATCAGGTGAACCGTAACGCGGACGGTTCCACAGAGCGTGATATACTCTCTCCAACTCTCCTCGCTGGCTACACCAATGGTGGCGTCGAGTTTGATTCCATCACCGGTCTCGTTTTTTGGGAGACCACTGACTCAACCGATATCGGCTATGCGCTGACCCCGGTCACTCCGGTGATCATGCGTCAGAACGATGAGAAGGCAATTCAGTTCACCCAGGAATTCCGGCTGTCTTCAGCGAAAGACGCTCCTCTCGAACTTGGCGACTCGCTGGATCTGAAGTGGCAGACTGGCCTGTTCTTGTTCACTCAGAACTACGAGCAAGTTGCGGTCAACAACATCCCGGCCTTCTTCACCAGCAGCCTGGAGCAATCCCAACTGGACGATTTCGGCGTCGGCATCTATGGCCAAGCGACGTTAACGGCATTTGAGAGGTTCGATTTTACCGCTGGAGTTCGCGGCGACTATGAGGACAAGGAGGCGGATCTATACAATCAGCCGCTCTTTGCGTTGCCAACCGTTTCCAGCCTGGGCAGCAGCTACACTTCGGTCACGCCGCACTTTGGACTGGCCTATCATATCACAGACAAGCACATGGTGTATGGCACGCTGACGCGCGGTTACAAAGGAGGTGGATTCAACTCCATCGCTCCAGCGGGCAGCCAGGAATACGAGGAGGAGAGCAGTTGGAGTTATGAAGCGGGTTTCAAGACCACTTGGTTTGAAGATCGTTTGCAAGTGAACATCGCCGCGTTTTATACGCATTGGGATGATATCCAGTTGAACACGCCGCTGGGTGGCGGTGCCTTCTACATCGACAACGCCGGTTCCGCCGCCAGCAAGGGCTTGGAGCTGGAAGTGAAAGCACGTGTGATGCCCGGCTGGGATGTCTTCGCCGGAGCCGGTTACAACGAAGCACGCTTCCTGAACGGCAGCTATGATAACAACTCCAATGCGGGTGCCATCCAGCATATCGGCGGCAACAAGCTGCCTTACGCACCGGATTACACCATCCATGGCGGCAGCCAGGTGATCGTGCCGGTCAGCGGCGAGGTTAACTTCTTCGCCCGCGCGGATGTCACGGCCTACGGCCAGTTCGCCTATGATGCCGTGAATGGCGCCTCGCAAAGCGCCTATAGCGTCACCAATTTCCGTGCCGGTTTCGGCGGCAAGAAATGGTCCATCGAAGGTTGGGTTCGCAACGCGTTTGATACGGATTACGTGCCGTTGGCATTTCAATACGGCACCTTCGGGGCGCCCTCTGGCTATGTCGGCGAGAGTGGCAATCCGGTCACGTTTGGTTTGACTGCGAAGTTGCGGTTTTAG
- a CDS encoding NUDIX domain-containing protein, protein MNRAAETQPAPDTTASQPVKLPHKISTLLYCFDTSDRILLMERAQEPNRGLWSPCGGKLKTELGESPYACACREANEEMGAVLKPGDLHLTGIVSEHGYHGQAHWLMFLFEVKRKFTEVPPPHREGHFAFFKREELATLRLPETDRETIWPMFWQHRGGFFSAHCHCSSDGRNVWTMEESILPQFK, encoded by the coding sequence ATGAACCGTGCGGCCGAGACACAGCCAGCGCCAGACACCACAGCTTCACAACCCGTGAAGCTGCCGCACAAGATTTCCACGCTGCTATATTGCTTCGATACCAGCGACCGCATCCTTCTCATGGAACGGGCACAGGAGCCGAATCGCGGCCTCTGGAGTCCTTGCGGTGGCAAGCTCAAGACCGAGCTGGGCGAGTCTCCCTACGCCTGCGCCTGTCGTGAAGCGAATGAAGAGATGGGTGCCGTGCTGAAACCCGGCGATCTCCACCTCACCGGCATCGTCAGTGAACACGGCTATCACGGCCAGGCGCACTGGCTCATGTTCCTCTTCGAAGTGAAACGCAAGTTCACCGAAGTGCCGCCACCGCATCGTGAAGGTCACTTCGCTTTCTTTAAGCGCGAGGAGCTTGCCACTTTGCGTCTCCCTGAAACCGATCGCGAAACCATCTGGCCGATGTTCTGGCAGCATCGGGGCGGATTTTTCTCCGCCCATTGTCATTGCTCCTCGGATGGACGCAATGTGTGGACGATGGAAGAATCTATTCTGCCCCAGTTCAAATAA
- the tadA gene encoding tRNA adenosine(34) deaminase TadA, with product MADEEPIIDLHSDQYFMGEALRLALKAYEAEEVPIGAVVVRNGRIIARAWNQVELLKDATAHAEMIAITQAEEAVGDWRLNDCTLYVTKEPCPMCAGAIVHVRFQRVVFGVGDPKGGAAGGALNLLHFPGLNHKSQITAGVREEECRHILQSFFSEQRAKKKTLRQSEKDEV from the coding sequence ATGGCCGACGAAGAACCCATCATCGATCTGCACAGTGACCAATACTTCATGGGCGAAGCCCTGCGCCTTGCTTTGAAAGCCTATGAAGCCGAAGAAGTACCTATCGGCGCCGTCGTCGTGCGCAATGGCCGCATCATCGCCCGCGCATGGAATCAGGTGGAACTGCTGAAGGATGCCACTGCCCACGCGGAGATGATCGCCATCACCCAAGCGGAAGAAGCTGTCGGCGATTGGCGGCTGAACGATTGCACGCTCTACGTGACCAAGGAGCCTTGCCCCATGTGCGCGGGAGCCATCGTGCATGTGCGTTTCCAACGCGTGGTCTTCGGCGTGGGTGATCCCAAAGGTGGTGCTGCAGGTGGGGCCTTGAACTTGTTGCATTTCCCCGGCCTGAATCACAAATCCCAGATCACCGCCGGTGTGCGGGAAGAAGAGTGCCGCCACATCCTGCAAAGCTTCTTCAGCGAGCAACGCGCCAAAAAGAAAACGCTACGCCAGTCCGAAAAAGACGAAGTGTAA
- a CDS encoding SGNH/GDSL hydrolase family protein: MQLISRRQAIAGMAATAFAANFISLSAAESAVPTRTLGRVFEKIKKGETTTIAYFGGSITAAPGYRVKTFKWFKDTFPQAKLVEVNAAIGGTGSDLGAFRCGTDVVSKKPDLVFVEFNINDGSPTNEFRKATMEGIVRQLWASESKPEIVFLYTTSRDLNNARGSHPAVAKHYGIQDIDLQPALIAALDRTDLPKPTEAQLADKKFNWNAKGQVFMGDSVHPNDLGHTIYADTIIAYLKTQVDAKPSPTPKLGATLVSEEFAHATMIPANKAKLTGNWEVLEPSKQGLLARYTDGTINARGPGDALEFEFEGTAIGLFLNVQKDGGKFEWSIDDGVSEPWDHAYGGPKGAKKAKSDTAPGPYFARNHYAMLSCGLKPGKHTLKIKVLEERDKTSEGNRLLIGYFLVAGKK; this comes from the coding sequence ATGCAACTCATCTCCCGCCGTCAGGCTATAGCCGGCATGGCCGCCACCGCGTTCGCCGCAAATTTCATTTCTCTTTCCGCCGCTGAATCCGCTGTGCCCACGCGCACGCTTGGTCGCGTCTTCGAAAAGATAAAGAAGGGCGAGACGACAACCATCGCTTACTTCGGCGGCAGCATCACCGCGGCACCGGGTTATCGGGTAAAGACGTTCAAATGGTTCAAGGACACCTTCCCTCAAGCTAAACTCGTGGAAGTGAATGCCGCCATCGGCGGCACCGGCAGCGATCTCGGTGCGTTCCGCTGCGGCACTGATGTGGTATCAAAGAAACCTGATCTCGTTTTCGTGGAGTTCAATATCAATGACGGCAGTCCCACGAATGAGTTCCGTAAGGCAACGATGGAAGGCATCGTGCGGCAATTGTGGGCCTCAGAATCCAAACCCGAGATCGTCTTCCTCTACACTACGAGCCGCGATTTGAACAACGCACGCGGCAGTCATCCCGCCGTGGCGAAACATTACGGCATCCAGGACATCGACCTGCAACCCGCGCTCATCGCCGCGCTGGATCGCACTGATTTGCCAAAGCCGACTGAAGCGCAATTGGCAGACAAGAAGTTCAATTGGAACGCCAAAGGCCAAGTATTCATGGGCGACTCCGTGCATCCGAACGATCTCGGTCACACCATCTACGCAGACACCATCATCGCGTATCTCAAAACACAGGTAGATGCCAAACCCTCACCCACGCCCAAGCTCGGTGCTACGCTCGTTAGTGAAGAATTTGCCCACGCCACAATGATCCCCGCGAACAAGGCCAAGCTCACCGGCAACTGGGAAGTGCTCGAACCTTCAAAGCAAGGTCTGCTCGCCCGTTACACGGATGGCACCATCAATGCCCGCGGACCCGGCGATGCCTTGGAGTTTGAGTTTGAAGGCACCGCCATCGGCTTGTTCCTCAATGTGCAAAAAGACGGTGGCAAATTCGAATGGAGCATCGATGACGGCGTGAGTGAACCTTGGGATCATGCCTACGGTGGTCCAAAAGGTGCGAAGAAAGCCAAGAGCGACACCGCTCCCGGCCCCTACTTCGCCCGCAATCATTACGCCATGCTCTCCTGCGGTCTGAAACCCGGAAAACACACCTTGAAGATCAAAGTGCTGGAAGAACGCGACAAGACCAGCGAAGGCAACCGCCTGCTCATCGGTTACTTCCTCGTCGCCGGGAAAAAGTAA
- the ald gene encoding alanine dehydrogenase, protein MIIGVPREIKTKEFRVGLLPSAAYQLIKRGHEVVVERGAGLGTGHADTDYEKAGARLVDDHADVFRQAELIVKVKEPQPSEIPLLRKGQMLFTYLHLAASKELTEGLLKSDVTGIAYETINVRGRLPLLEPMSEIAGRMSVLVGGYFLSKHRGGNGVLLSGVAGVLPGKVVVIGGGTAGINAARMATGLGADVTILEVDLERMQYLDITLHTAHTLYSSEAHLMELLPSVDLLVGAVLVPGAKAPKLIRRDMLQRMRPGSVLVDIAIDQGGCAETSRPTTHDDPVYVEEGVIHYCVANMPAAYARTATQALTNVTYRYVEMLADHGLAEACKLQPALKGGINVMDGQLTCQAVANAHGMRWTEAFV, encoded by the coding sequence ATGATCATCGGCGTCCCCCGGGAAATCAAAACAAAGGAGTTCCGCGTCGGCCTGCTACCTTCAGCGGCCTATCAACTCATCAAACGTGGTCATGAAGTCGTCGTGGAACGCGGTGCTGGATTAGGCACCGGTCATGCCGATACGGATTATGAAAAAGCGGGCGCACGCCTCGTGGACGACCACGCTGATGTCTTCCGCCAGGCCGAACTCATCGTGAAAGTAAAAGAGCCGCAGCCCTCCGAAATCCCCCTGCTGCGCAAAGGCCAGATGCTCTTTACTTACCTGCATCTCGCCGCCAGTAAAGAGCTGACGGAAGGATTGCTGAAATCCGATGTCACCGGCATCGCCTATGAAACCATCAATGTACGCGGACGCTTGCCGTTACTTGAGCCGATGAGCGAGATCGCCGGTCGCATGTCTGTATTGGTTGGTGGCTATTTCCTCTCCAAACATCGCGGTGGCAATGGCGTGTTGCTCAGCGGTGTGGCGGGTGTGTTGCCGGGTAAAGTTGTGGTGATCGGTGGTGGCACTGCCGGTATCAATGCCGCGCGTATGGCTACGGGTCTGGGCGCGGATGTGACCATCCTCGAAGTCGATCTGGAGCGCATGCAATACCTCGACATCACGTTGCACACCGCGCACACGCTCTATTCCAGTGAAGCCCATCTCATGGAGCTTCTGCCCAGCGTGGACTTACTTGTGGGTGCTGTTCTCGTTCCCGGAGCAAAAGCCCCGAAGCTCATCCGGCGCGACATGCTCCAGCGCATGCGCCCCGGCAGTGTGCTGGTGGATATCGCCATCGATCAAGGCGGCTGCGCGGAGACTTCCCGCCCCACCACTCATGATGATCCCGTATATGTGGAGGAAGGCGTGATCCACTACTGTGTCGCGAACATGCCTGCCGCCTATGCCCGCACCGCCACCCAAGCGCTCACCAATGTCACCTATCGCTACGTGGAGATGCTCGCCGATCACGGCCTCGCCGAAGCCTGCAAACTCCAACCCGCACTAAAAGGCGGTATCAACGTGATGGATGGACAACTCACCTGTCAGGCTGTCGCGAACGCACACGGGATGAGATGGACTGAAGCATTTGTTTGA